The Immundisolibacter cernigliae genome has a window encoding:
- the waaA gene encoding lipid IV(A) 3-deoxy-D-manno-octulosonic acid transferase — protein MYSLLLTASVPLAFGRLLWRSRHTPAYRQRWPQRLGFITPGPPGGVWLHAVSVGEVNAALPLIGALQHARPDLPLLVTTTTPTGSAQLRSRVGDSVAHCYLPYDLPGAVQRFLGRQRPRLGIILETELWPNLYATAQALQIPLLLANARLSPRSARGYGRWPQLTRQTLERLAAVGAQTAADGERLRALGLPPGRLTVTGNLKFDAAAPDPAPGLALRQRLGEGRPVWLAASTHAGEEQAALSAHRLLRAGHPDAVLILAPRHPQRFAEVVRLCREQGWATALRSADDAQRCAVYLADSLGELPSLMAAADIVFVGGSLGTSPTARGGHNLIEPAQLGKPSLFGPHMNNFAELRDLVLAAAAGQQVTNDADLAARLMALLADPARRAVMGQAAQALVAQHRGATARTLALINPYLEPG, from the coding sequence GTGTATTCCTTACTTTTGACTGCCAGCGTACCGCTGGCCTTCGGCCGCCTGCTGTGGCGCAGCAGGCACACACCGGCCTACCGCCAGCGCTGGCCGCAGCGGCTTGGCTTCATCACACCCGGCCCACCCGGCGGAGTATGGCTGCACGCCGTATCGGTGGGCGAAGTCAACGCGGCTCTGCCGTTGATCGGCGCCCTGCAACACGCACGTCCTGACCTGCCGCTGCTGGTCACCACCACCACCCCGACCGGCTCGGCGCAGCTGCGCAGTCGAGTCGGCGACAGCGTGGCGCATTGCTACCTGCCCTATGACCTGCCGGGCGCCGTGCAGCGCTTCCTTGGCCGCCAGCGCCCGCGCCTTGGCATCATCCTTGAAACCGAACTGTGGCCGAACCTGTACGCCACCGCGCAGGCACTGCAAATCCCCCTGCTGCTGGCCAACGCTCGCCTGTCGCCCCGGTCGGCCCGCGGTTACGGGCGCTGGCCACAGCTGACCCGGCAAACGCTGGAGCGCCTCGCCGCAGTCGGCGCCCAGACCGCGGCAGACGGTGAACGCCTGCGCGCGCTGGGCCTGCCGCCCGGGCGACTGACCGTCACCGGCAACCTGAAGTTCGATGCTGCCGCGCCGGATCCTGCCCCCGGCCTGGCCCTGCGCCAACGGCTGGGCGAAGGACGGCCAGTCTGGCTGGCCGCCAGCACCCATGCCGGCGAGGAGCAGGCAGCCCTGTCCGCGCACCGCCTGCTGCGCGCCGGACACCCGGACGCGGTCCTGATTCTGGCGCCGCGTCATCCACAGCGTTTTGCCGAGGTCGTGCGCCTGTGCCGGGAGCAGGGCTGGGCCACGGCGCTGCGCAGCGCCGACGACGCTCAGCGATGCGCGGTGTACCTGGCCGACAGCCTGGGCGAACTGCCATCGCTGATGGCCGCCGCGGACATCGTGTTCGTGGGCGGCAGCCTTGGCACCAGCCCGACCGCCCGCGGCGGGCACAACCTGATCGAACCGGCGCAGCTGGGCAAGCCATCGCTGTTCGGCCCGCACATGAACAACTTTGCCGAACTGCGCGATCTGGTACTGGCGGCCGCAGCCGGCCAACAGGTGACAAACGACGCAGACCTCGCCGCCCGGCTCATGGCCCTGCTGGCCGACCCCGCGCGCCGGGCGGTCATGGGCCAAGCCGCGCAGGCGCTGGTCGCCCAGCACCGCGGCGCCACCGCCCGCACGCTGGCGCTGATCAATCCGTACCTGGAACCAGGCTGA